One Gigantopelta aegis isolate Gae_Host chromosome 1, Gae_host_genome, whole genome shotgun sequence genomic region harbors:
- the LOC121373293 gene encoding uncharacterized protein LOC121373293 codes for MTRDTRITETRSGRDSSLSNSRRSLIWARLITKDIETKFRSHRTEYGKLKNRLKKRKSGGGKLVLTSLQKWKLRQYTFLDHFLSKQLEEDLGTIQGSEMDDYDDGVDIEDAADKYVAETSAGGPTPYGSVAIGGSGEKQKKLKKSPASSSVAEILSKFLTSSEQEKKKTQKEMDTMAKESQQPMDERVSWRHWLMSTCLRVPSEHFQQYQRDTFEATLR; via the exons ATGACAAGGGACACCCGAATTACAGAAACAAGGAGCGGAAGAGACAGCTCCTTGAGCAATTCTCGAAGGAGCTTGATATGGGCAAGACTCataa CCAAGGACATCGAGACCAAGTTCCGGTCACACAGAACCGAGTACGGGAAGCTGAAGAACCGGTTGAAGAAAAGGAAATCTGGTGGTGGCAAGTTGGTGTTGACTAGCTTGCAGAAATggaagctcaggcagtacacgTTCTTGGATCACTTCTTGAGTAAACAGCTAGAGGAGGACTTGGGAACG ATTCAGGGGAGTGAGATGGACGATTATGACGATGGAGTTGACATAGAGGATGCAGCGGACAAGTATGTGGCAGAGACATCTGCTGGCGGCCCAACCCCGTATGGTTCAGTGGCGATTGGGGGGAGCGGGGAAAAGCAGAAGAAGCTGAAGAAGAGTCCAGCTAGCTCCTCTGTGGCTGAGATTTTGAGCAAGTTCCTCACGTCTTCAGAgcaggaaaaaaagaagactcaGAAGGAG ATGGACACCATGGCCAAGGAGTCGCAGCAACCAATGGACGAGCGGGTGTCGTGGAGGCACTGGTTGATGTCTACCTGCCTGCGGGTTCCCTCAGAACACTTTCAACAGTACCAGAGGGACACCTTTGAGGCCACGCTCCGCTAG